From a single Eleginops maclovinus isolate JMC-PN-2008 ecotype Puerto Natales chromosome 2, JC_Emac_rtc_rv5, whole genome shotgun sequence genomic region:
- the slc1a2b gene encoding excitatory amino acid transporter 2b isoform X3 encodes MYIVLTSTPTEMTANSMPKQVEVRMHESHLEPIEARPQSKCANICSKMCKNLLLTLTILGVILGAVFGCLLRVASPIHPDIVMVIAFPGDILMRMLKMLILPLIISSLITGLAGLDAKSSGRLGTRAMVYYMTTTVIAAVLGVILVLVIHPGNPKLKENLGEGEKNDDVSSLDAFFDLIRNLFPENLVQACFQQIQTVTKKTEVPFVEDVNATTLEGLVANITKEPMFITKKTLQFKSGMNVLGLIGFFIAFGICMGKMGERARLMLEFFNILNEIVMKLVICIMWYSPFGIACLICGKIISIKDLEVVGRQLGMYMVTVIIGLIIHGAIFLPSIYFVIVRKNPFTFFLGIFQAWITALGTASSAGTLPVTFRCLEENLGIDKRVTRFVLPVGATINMDGTALYEAVAAIFIAQMNGIHLDPGQIITVSLTATLASVGAASIPSAGLVTMLLILTAVGLPTQDISLLVAVDWLLDRFRTSVNVVGDSYGAGIVYHLSKAELEELDAQTAKSDDIEMMTKTPSYYDDMKNHHENNSNQCVLTAPATATTSTNATATANNSVEIDECKVTSATNGSAAECTLVEEGPWKHE; translated from the exons ATGTACATAGTCCTTACCTCAACTCCAACAGAAATGAC TGCCAACAGTATGCCTAAACAAGTTGAGGTGAGGATGCACGAGAGTCACCTGGAGCCCATTGAGGCCAGGCCTCAGTCCAAATGTGCCAACATCTGCTCCAAAATGTGCAAGAACCTTCTGCTCACACTCACCATTCTCG GTGTGATCTTGGGAGCTGTATTTGGGTGTTTGCTTCGTGTTGCCTCCCCGATCCACCCAGACATTGTCATGGTGATTGCTTTTCCCGGAGACATCCTGATGAGGATGCTGAAGATGTTGATCCTGCCCCTGATCATCTCCAGTTTAATCACAG GTCTTGCAGGTTTGGATGCCAAATCCAGTGGTCGCTTGGGCACCAGGGCCATGGTGTACTACATGACCACCACAGTTATTGCTGCTGTCCTGGGAGTCATCCTTGTATTAGTTATCCACCCTGGCAACCCCAAACTGAAGGAGAATCTGGGCGAGGGCGAGAAAAATGACGATGTGTCCAGCTTGGATGCCTTCTTTGATTTGATCAGGAACCTGTTCCCAGAGAACCTGGTGCAGGCTTGTTTCCAACAG ATACAGACCGTGACAAAGAAGACGGAGGTGCCTTTTGTTGAGGATGTCAATGCAACAACCTTGGAAGGCCTGGTGGCTAACATTACCAAGGAGCCCATGTTTATCACCAAAAAGACCCTGCAGTTCAAAAGTGGCATGAATGTTCTGG GTCTGATTGGTTTCTTTATTGCATTTGGCATCTGCATGGGCAAGATGGGAGAGAGGGCCAGGCTCATGCTTGAATTCTTCAACATCCTCAATGAGATTGTGATGAAACTTGTCATCTGTATCATGTG GTACTCTCCCTTCGGTATTGCCTGTCTCATCTGTGGTAAGATCATCTCCATCAAGGACCTTGAGGTGGTAGGCAGGCAGCTGGGCATGTATATGGTCACCGTGATCATTGGCCTCATCATCCATGGAGCTATCTTCCTGCCCAGCATCTACTTTGTTATTGTCAGGAAAAACCCCTTTACCTTCTTCCTGGGCATATTCCAGGCCTGGATCACTGCCCTGGGGACAGCCTCCAG TGCTGGTACACTGCCTGTCACCTTCCGTTGTCTGGAGGAGAACTTAGGTATTGACAAAAGAGTCACTCGCTTTGTGCTCCCAGTTGGTGCCACCATCAACATGGACGGAACTGCTCTGTATGAGGCAGTGGCAGCCATCTTCATCGCGCAAATGAACGGCATCCACCTTGACCCTGGTCAGATTATCACTGTCAG TCTGACTGCCACCCTGGCCAGTGTTGGAGCGGCCAGTATTCCCAGTGCCGGCCTGGTAACTATGCTCCTGATCCTGACTGCTGTAGGCCTGCCAACCCAAGACATCAGTCTGCTGGTTGCTGTTGACTGGCTGCT GGATCGATTCAGGACCTCAGTCAACGTGGTGGGTGACTCCTACGGTGCAGGCATCGTGTACCACCTGTCCAAGGCTGAGCTTGAGGAGCTTGATGCACAAACGGCCAAATCCGATGACATCGAAATGATGACGAAGACCCCGTCTTACTACGATGACATGAAGAACCACCACGAAAACAATTCCAACCAGTGCGTCTTAACCGCTCCCGCTACAGCTACAACTAGCACAAACGCTACTGCCACTGCTAACAATTCTGTAGAAATAGATGAATGCAAG GTAACCTCAGCCACTAACGGCTCTGCTGCGGAGTGCACGCTTGTTGAGGAGGGACCATGGAAACATGAATAA
- the slc1a2b gene encoding excitatory amino acid transporter 2b isoform X1 — translation MYIVLTSTPTEMTANSMPKQVEVRMHESHLEPIEARPQSKCANICSKMCKNLLLTLTILGVILGAVFGCLLRVASPIHPDIVMVIAFPGDILMRMLKMLILPLIISSLITGLAGLDAKSSGRLGTRAMVYYMTTTVIAAVLGVILVLVIHPGNPKLKENLGEGEKNDDVSSLDAFFDLIRNLFPENLVQACFQQIQTVTKKTEVPFVEDVNATTLEGLVANITKEPMFITKKTLQFKSGMNVLGLIGFFIAFGICMGKMGERARLMLEFFNILNEIVMKLVICIMWYSPFGIACLICGKIISIKDLEVVGRQLGMYMVTVIIGLIIHGAIFLPSIYFVIVRKNPFTFFLGIFQAWITALGTASSAGTLPVTFRCLEENLGIDKRVTRFVLPVGATINMDGTALYEAVAAIFIAQMNGIHLDPGQIITVSLTATLASVGAASIPSAGLVTMLLILTAVGLPTQDISLLVAVDWLLDRFRTSVNVVGDSYGAGIVYHLSKAELEELDAQTAKSDDIEMMTKTPSYYDDMKNHHENNSNQ, via the exons ATGTACATAGTCCTTACCTCAACTCCAACAGAAATGAC TGCCAACAGTATGCCTAAACAAGTTGAGGTGAGGATGCACGAGAGTCACCTGGAGCCCATTGAGGCCAGGCCTCAGTCCAAATGTGCCAACATCTGCTCCAAAATGTGCAAGAACCTTCTGCTCACACTCACCATTCTCG GTGTGATCTTGGGAGCTGTATTTGGGTGTTTGCTTCGTGTTGCCTCCCCGATCCACCCAGACATTGTCATGGTGATTGCTTTTCCCGGAGACATCCTGATGAGGATGCTGAAGATGTTGATCCTGCCCCTGATCATCTCCAGTTTAATCACAG GTCTTGCAGGTTTGGATGCCAAATCCAGTGGTCGCTTGGGCACCAGGGCCATGGTGTACTACATGACCACCACAGTTATTGCTGCTGTCCTGGGAGTCATCCTTGTATTAGTTATCCACCCTGGCAACCCCAAACTGAAGGAGAATCTGGGCGAGGGCGAGAAAAATGACGATGTGTCCAGCTTGGATGCCTTCTTTGATTTGATCAGGAACCTGTTCCCAGAGAACCTGGTGCAGGCTTGTTTCCAACAG ATACAGACCGTGACAAAGAAGACGGAGGTGCCTTTTGTTGAGGATGTCAATGCAACAACCTTGGAAGGCCTGGTGGCTAACATTACCAAGGAGCCCATGTTTATCACCAAAAAGACCCTGCAGTTCAAAAGTGGCATGAATGTTCTGG GTCTGATTGGTTTCTTTATTGCATTTGGCATCTGCATGGGCAAGATGGGAGAGAGGGCCAGGCTCATGCTTGAATTCTTCAACATCCTCAATGAGATTGTGATGAAACTTGTCATCTGTATCATGTG GTACTCTCCCTTCGGTATTGCCTGTCTCATCTGTGGTAAGATCATCTCCATCAAGGACCTTGAGGTGGTAGGCAGGCAGCTGGGCATGTATATGGTCACCGTGATCATTGGCCTCATCATCCATGGAGCTATCTTCCTGCCCAGCATCTACTTTGTTATTGTCAGGAAAAACCCCTTTACCTTCTTCCTGGGCATATTCCAGGCCTGGATCACTGCCCTGGGGACAGCCTCCAG TGCTGGTACACTGCCTGTCACCTTCCGTTGTCTGGAGGAGAACTTAGGTATTGACAAAAGAGTCACTCGCTTTGTGCTCCCAGTTGGTGCCACCATCAACATGGACGGAACTGCTCTGTATGAGGCAGTGGCAGCCATCTTCATCGCGCAAATGAACGGCATCCACCTTGACCCTGGTCAGATTATCACTGTCAG TCTGACTGCCACCCTGGCCAGTGTTGGAGCGGCCAGTATTCCCAGTGCCGGCCTGGTAACTATGCTCCTGATCCTGACTGCTGTAGGCCTGCCAACCCAAGACATCAGTCTGCTGGTTGCTGTTGACTGGCTGCT GGATCGATTCAGGACCTCAGTCAACGTGGTGGGTGACTCCTACGGTGCAGGCATCGTGTACCACCTGTCCAAGGCTGAGCTTGAGGAGCTTGATGCACAAACGGCCAAATCCGATGACATCGAAATGATGACGAAGACCCCGTCTTACTACGATGACATGAAGAACCACCACGAAAACAATTCCAACCA GTAA
- the slc1a2b gene encoding excitatory amino acid transporter 2b isoform X2 — protein sequence MPKQVEVRMHESHLEPIEARPQSKCANICSKMCKNLLLTLTILGVILGAVFGCLLRVASPIHPDIVMVIAFPGDILMRMLKMLILPLIISSLITGLAGLDAKSSGRLGTRAMVYYMTTTVIAAVLGVILVLVIHPGNPKLKENLGEGEKNDDVSSLDAFFDLIRNLFPENLVQACFQQIQTVTKKTEVPFVEDVNATTLEGLVANITKEPMFITKKTLQFKSGMNVLGLIGFFIAFGICMGKMGERARLMLEFFNILNEIVMKLVICIMWYSPFGIACLICGKIISIKDLEVVGRQLGMYMVTVIIGLIIHGAIFLPSIYFVIVRKNPFTFFLGIFQAWITALGTASSAGTLPVTFRCLEENLGIDKRVTRFVLPVGATINMDGTALYEAVAAIFIAQMNGIHLDPGQIITVSLTATLASVGAASIPSAGLVTMLLILTAVGLPTQDISLLVAVDWLLDRFRTSVNVVGDSYGAGIVYHLSKAELEELDAQTAKSDDIEMMTKTPSYYDDMKNHHENNSNQ from the exons ATGCCTAAACAAGTTGAGGTGAGGATGCACGAGAGTCACCTGGAGCCCATTGAGGCCAGGCCTCAGTCCAAATGTGCCAACATCTGCTCCAAAATGTGCAAGAACCTTCTGCTCACACTCACCATTCTCG GTGTGATCTTGGGAGCTGTATTTGGGTGTTTGCTTCGTGTTGCCTCCCCGATCCACCCAGACATTGTCATGGTGATTGCTTTTCCCGGAGACATCCTGATGAGGATGCTGAAGATGTTGATCCTGCCCCTGATCATCTCCAGTTTAATCACAG GTCTTGCAGGTTTGGATGCCAAATCCAGTGGTCGCTTGGGCACCAGGGCCATGGTGTACTACATGACCACCACAGTTATTGCTGCTGTCCTGGGAGTCATCCTTGTATTAGTTATCCACCCTGGCAACCCCAAACTGAAGGAGAATCTGGGCGAGGGCGAGAAAAATGACGATGTGTCCAGCTTGGATGCCTTCTTTGATTTGATCAGGAACCTGTTCCCAGAGAACCTGGTGCAGGCTTGTTTCCAACAG ATACAGACCGTGACAAAGAAGACGGAGGTGCCTTTTGTTGAGGATGTCAATGCAACAACCTTGGAAGGCCTGGTGGCTAACATTACCAAGGAGCCCATGTTTATCACCAAAAAGACCCTGCAGTTCAAAAGTGGCATGAATGTTCTGG GTCTGATTGGTTTCTTTATTGCATTTGGCATCTGCATGGGCAAGATGGGAGAGAGGGCCAGGCTCATGCTTGAATTCTTCAACATCCTCAATGAGATTGTGATGAAACTTGTCATCTGTATCATGTG GTACTCTCCCTTCGGTATTGCCTGTCTCATCTGTGGTAAGATCATCTCCATCAAGGACCTTGAGGTGGTAGGCAGGCAGCTGGGCATGTATATGGTCACCGTGATCATTGGCCTCATCATCCATGGAGCTATCTTCCTGCCCAGCATCTACTTTGTTATTGTCAGGAAAAACCCCTTTACCTTCTTCCTGGGCATATTCCAGGCCTGGATCACTGCCCTGGGGACAGCCTCCAG TGCTGGTACACTGCCTGTCACCTTCCGTTGTCTGGAGGAGAACTTAGGTATTGACAAAAGAGTCACTCGCTTTGTGCTCCCAGTTGGTGCCACCATCAACATGGACGGAACTGCTCTGTATGAGGCAGTGGCAGCCATCTTCATCGCGCAAATGAACGGCATCCACCTTGACCCTGGTCAGATTATCACTGTCAG TCTGACTGCCACCCTGGCCAGTGTTGGAGCGGCCAGTATTCCCAGTGCCGGCCTGGTAACTATGCTCCTGATCCTGACTGCTGTAGGCCTGCCAACCCAAGACATCAGTCTGCTGGTTGCTGTTGACTGGCTGCT GGATCGATTCAGGACCTCAGTCAACGTGGTGGGTGACTCCTACGGTGCAGGCATCGTGTACCACCTGTCCAAGGCTGAGCTTGAGGAGCTTGATGCACAAACGGCCAAATCCGATGACATCGAAATGATGACGAAGACCCCGTCTTACTACGATGACATGAAGAACCACCACGAAAACAATTCCAACCA GTAA